The Diorhabda sublineata isolate icDioSubl1.1 chromosome 6, icDioSubl1.1, whole genome shotgun sequence genome includes a window with the following:
- the LOC130445982 gene encoding ADP-ribosylhydrolase ARH3-like has product MSVLKSVTMAARLEASVLKSKFKGCLLGALIGDCTGSPYEGDTITHGDKLIIQRYYDKLEDPSFTAPFKSYTDDTAMTKSVAKFLTDKPEPDYKFLARLFVNEYFKEPRRGYGEGVVEVFHKLKNSKFADIYKPASEQFLGAGSFGNGGAMRVAPIALYFYDNYKAMLEVATNATRLTHTHFLGVHGALLQAVAIDLALKFNQNVKINPERFCAELFRRIRKIERIDEDTDEIDERDYSRKAYQEKLKVVEYLLGKKHDDELDEEVILTLGNGISAYESVPTAIYCFLKSLQEIPSIQTDNIFRRTIQYAVTLGGDTDTIASMAGAIAGAYLGEEAVNPYLAKHCEFSKEIAEMAENLYAAKVKP; this is encoded by the exons ATGTCTGTCTTAAAATCAGTAACCATGGCAGCAAGGTTAGAAGCCTCTGttctaaaaagtaaatttaaagGTTGCCTTCTTGGGGCTTTAATAGGAGATTGTACTGGTTCCCCTTATGAAGGTGATACCATTACTCATGGTGATAAACTGATAATTCAAAGGTATTATGATAAATTGGAAGATCCATCATTTACCG CTCCATTCAAATCATACACAGATGATACAGCTATGACCAAGTCTGTTGCAAAATTTTTAACTGACAAACCTGAACCTGATTATAAATTTCTTGCCAGACTGTttgttaatgaatattttaaagagCCTAGAAGAGGTTATGGTGAAGGTGTTGTGGAAGTTTttcacaaattgaaaaattcaaaatttgcaGATATTTATAAACCAGCTAGCGAACAATTTTTAG GTGCCGGTTCTTTTGGAAATGGTGGAGCTATGAGAGTTGCCCCTATTGCTCTTTACTTTTATGATAATTACAAGGCAATGCTAGAAGTAGCTACAAATGCAACAAGGTTGACTCATACTCATTTTTTGGGAGTTCATGGAGCACTTTTACAAGCTGTTGCTATTGATTTAGctttaaaatttaatcaaaacgTTAAGATTAATCCTGAAAGATTTTGTGCAGAATTATTTAGGagaattagaaaaattgaaagaatagaTGAAGACACAGATGAGATAGATGAACG AGATTACAGCAGGAAAGCATATCAAGAAAAGTTGAAGGTTGTGGAGTATTTATTAGGTAAAAAACATGATGATGAGTTAGATGAAGAAGTGATTTTAACTTTAGGCAATGGTATAAGTGCTTATGAATCTGTGCCTACAgctatttattgttttttgaaatctttACAAGAAATACCGTctatacag actGATAACATATTCAGAAGAACAATCCAATACGCTGTGACATTGGGAGGTGATACTGATACAATAGCAAGTATGGCTGGGGCAATAGCAGGTGCTTATTTAGGAGAAGAAGCAGTTAATCCTTATTTAGCTAAACATTGTGAATTTTCCAAAGAAATAGCCGAGATGGCAGAAAATCTGTATGCGGCAAAAGTTAAACCctaa